One Sceloporus undulatus isolate JIND9_A2432 ecotype Alabama unplaced genomic scaffold, SceUnd_v1.1 scaffold_23844, whole genome shotgun sequence DNA segment encodes these proteins:
- the LOC121918682 gene encoding LOW QUALITY PROTEIN: 5-hydroxyisourate hydrolase-like (The sequence of the model RefSeq protein was modified relative to this genomic sequence to represent the inferred CDS: substituted 1 base at 1 genomic stop codon) yields MLFCSSATNIDGHLDKSSLAPQRLKAGTYKLXFETGPYWHQQGYRSFYPYVEVVFTITEAEPKVHIPLLLSPYSYTTYRGS; encoded by the exons ATGCTTTTCTGTTCCAGCGCAACCAACATAGACGGGCATTTGGACAAGAGCAGCCTGGCACCCCAGCGGTTGAAAGCGGGTACCTACAAGCTGTAATTTGAAACGGGGCCATACTGGCACCAACAGGGCTACCGCAGCTTCTACCCTTACGTGGAA GTCGTCTTCACCATCACAGAGGCAGAACCAAAGGTCCACATCCCGCTGCTGCTCAGCCCCTATTCCTATACCACCTACAGGGGAAGCTAG